In one Hyphomicrobium sp. 99 genomic region, the following are encoded:
- a CDS encoding diguanylate cyclase, translating to MSALALKQLPSSAIIMSVSVAGICSTFLLWHFLMRSDIDLTALSDVSWQIAEVDSRGRLVRLGSHPFALALLFGFTAAGCMTFAWGALQFFRIASGAPKEIDERLSERLEKVGQELDDEVFSVIRLVKEHIELSGSHSESLTKVSNTLVASTSPERVRAIIQTLISENKKIQNEVRELNGRLQQSQQQIEKLRVSLSDSHKLGMLDAVTSLKNRHWLEVHLPREVETAAETNGYLSLIMADVDHFKRINDTFGHAVGDEILRRFAELLSKNIKGRDTAARYGGEEFIVLLPQTRLDGAKNLGEQIRGELESKKWMHHRTGQPIGKVTASFGIAELRPGEDSYSLLDRADSKLYEAKAAGRNRIIADE from the coding sequence ATGAGCGCATTAGCACTGAAGCAATTGCCGTCGTCCGCCATAATCATGTCGGTCAGCGTCGCAGGGATCTGTTCAACATTTTTGTTGTGGCATTTCTTGATGCGTTCGGACATTGACCTGACGGCTTTGTCGGACGTCTCCTGGCAAATTGCCGAAGTGGATTCGCGCGGCCGCCTGGTGCGGCTGGGTTCACACCCATTCGCCCTCGCCCTTTTGTTCGGATTTACCGCAGCCGGATGCATGACTTTCGCTTGGGGCGCCTTGCAGTTTTTTCGAATAGCATCTGGAGCGCCGAAGGAAATCGACGAACGCTTGTCCGAACGCCTGGAGAAAGTAGGACAGGAACTGGATGACGAGGTCTTCTCGGTGATCCGGCTGGTGAAAGAGCACATCGAGCTCAGCGGGTCGCACTCCGAATCCCTTACCAAAGTGAGCAACACTTTGGTCGCGTCGACATCGCCAGAACGCGTCCGCGCCATAATCCAAACGCTGATCAGCGAAAACAAGAAAATCCAGAATGAAGTGCGCGAACTCAACGGTCGCTTGCAGCAATCGCAACAGCAAATCGAAAAGCTGAGGGTCAGCCTCAGCGATAGCCATAAACTAGGAATGCTCGATGCCGTCACGTCGCTGAAGAACCGGCATTGGTTGGAAGTCCACCTTCCAAGAGAGGTTGAAACCGCAGCCGAAACAAATGGCTACCTTTCGCTGATCATGGCGGATGTCGACCATTTCAAAAGGATCAACGACACATTCGGACACGCGGTCGGTGACGAGATCCTGAGACGCTTTGCCGAGCTTCTCTCAAAGAACATCAAGGGGCGCGATACGGCAGCTCGCTATGGCGGCGAAGAGTTCATCGTATTGCTGCCGCAAACAAGGCTTGATGGCGCAAAAAATCTCGGGGAACAGATCCGTGGTGAGCTCGAAAGCAAGAAATGGATGCACCATCGAACGGGTCAGCCCATCGGGAAGGTCACAGCATCCTTCGGGATTGCCGAATTGCGGCCCGGCGAGGATAGCTACTCCCTTTTAGATCGAGCTGATTCTAAGCTTTATGAAGCGAAGGCAGCCGGCCGCAATCGTATCATTGCAGACGAATAG
- the flbT gene encoding flagellar biosynthesis repressor FlbT, with protein MAGGLKITLRAGERIFINGGVLRVDRKVSLELMNDVIFLLEQHVMKPEDTTTPFKQLYFMIQMMLMDPSLHMKARTMARESVANLLGSVGDRILRQGLLDTSELLDSDRPFDALKKVRSLLPLEAAAMNPQEQSKEVA; from the coding sequence ATGGCGGGCGGCTTGAAAATCACGCTGCGTGCCGGCGAGCGGATCTTCATCAACGGCGGCGTCTTGCGCGTCGACCGCAAGGTCAGCCTAGAGCTCATGAACGATGTGATCTTCCTTCTCGAGCAGCACGTGATGAAGCCCGAGGACACCACGACGCCGTTCAAGCAGCTCTACTTCATGATTCAGATGATGCTGATGGATCCTTCATTGCACATGAAGGCAAGGACAATGGCGCGGGAGTCGGTTGCCAATCTTCTCGGAAGCGTTGGCGACCGCATTCTTAGGCAGGGTCTCCTCGATACCTCGGAGCTGCTCGATAGCGATCGTCCGTTCGATGCATTGAAGAAAGTCAGATCGCTGCTTCCATTGGAAGCTGCCGCAATGAATCCTCAGGAACAAAGCAAGGAGGTCGCATGA
- a CDS encoding PilZ domain-containing protein, translating into MYACVIGSVNRSKNIETSLSIDRPQDKRKFGRRPVYKAAVIALADDQRLPGALLDLSEGGAKIKLAQPERLIGEFYLEVPGDDLIVKCRLVRVDGEIAGLQYVKAPRRLSWLKR; encoded by the coding sequence ATGTATGCGTGCGTAATAGGAAGCGTTAATAGAAGCAAAAATATCGAGACAAGCTTGTCCATAGACCGACCACAAGACAAACGTAAATTTGGCCGCCGGCCCGTATACAAGGCTGCTGTTATTGCGCTTGCTGATGACCAGCGCCTTCCCGGAGCCCTCCTGGATTTATCGGAAGGCGGCGCGAAAATTAAGCTTGCGCAACCGGAGCGTTTGATTGGCGAGTTTTATTTAGAAGTCCCAGGCGACGATTTGATCGTCAAATGCCGCCTCGTTCGCGTCGATGGTGAAATCGCTGGCCTGCAATACGTGAAGGCGCCGCGGCGTCTTTCCTGGCTGAAGAGGTAG
- the fliQ gene encoding flagellar biosynthesis protein FliQ, whose translation MTEGDALEIVQQAIWLTIVLAGPVVGSAMVIGVGVAFFQALTQVQEMTLTFVPKLIVGFLIILLTGSYSGNLLKVFTEQLYLRIALGFK comes from the coding sequence ATGACGGAAGGCGACGCGCTCGAGATCGTTCAACAAGCGATCTGGCTGACGATTGTCCTGGCGGGCCCGGTTGTCGGCTCCGCGATGGTGATTGGCGTCGGGGTGGCATTTTTTCAAGCGCTTACCCAAGTCCAGGAAATGACGCTTACCTTCGTGCCGAAACTGATTGTGGGATTTTTGATCATCCTCCTCACGGGCAGCTACAGTGGAAATCTATTGAAAGTGTTTACAGAGCAACTCTATTTAAGAATTGCTCTCGGTTTTAAGTGA
- a CDS encoding flagellar hook-associated family protein, protein MISTSFISSSALSDETRRSIARLQSQLVDTQKELATGRHADVGVTLGATTGVSISMRQDLEQIQAIKNSNNLVSARMEASQSSLQTVATSTSSFLSALISGGSASTSPQTIIQAAQSGLQTLQDQMNTSLDGQYLFAGINSDVKPMEDFLGTPPSTGQQAVTSAFTAKFGFAPTDPQAANISPSDMQDFLDNEFADLFSSSNWSSIWSSASDKSVSSRISRTEIANTSVTANDSNFRALTEAFTMIAGLGFANLNSGTQQVIIAKARDLTANATGGLTQVQSYLGVAQQRVTSANDQISTQIDFLTKSIDNLEQVDPAAVTTRLSDISTALQAAYSITNKLNNLTIMDYLS, encoded by the coding sequence ATGATCTCGACATCGTTCATATCGTCCTCTGCTCTGTCCGATGAAACGCGCCGGTCAATCGCGCGTTTGCAATCGCAGCTTGTCGACACCCAGAAAGAACTTGCAACCGGAAGACACGCCGATGTCGGTGTGACCCTTGGAGCAACGACCGGCGTCAGCATTTCGATGCGCCAGGACCTCGAGCAGATTCAGGCTATCAAGAATTCGAACAACCTAGTCTCAGCCCGTATGGAAGCTTCGCAATCGTCGCTGCAGACCGTCGCCACGAGCACATCGAGTTTCTTGTCGGCCTTGATCAGCGGCGGGTCGGCATCGACGTCGCCTCAAACAATCATTCAGGCCGCCCAATCGGGCTTGCAAACGCTGCAAGACCAGATGAACACGTCGCTCGACGGACAGTATCTGTTCGCGGGCATCAATTCGGACGTCAAGCCGATGGAAGATTTTCTCGGAACTCCTCCGTCCACCGGACAGCAGGCAGTAACGAGCGCGTTCACCGCCAAGTTCGGTTTCGCTCCTACCGATCCCCAGGCCGCGAATATCTCGCCCTCGGACATGCAGGATTTCCTTGATAACGAGTTTGCTGATCTTTTCTCGAGTTCCAATTGGTCCAGCATTTGGTCGTCCGCGTCGGACAAATCCGTGAGCAGCCGGATTTCGCGTACCGAAATAGCCAATACTTCGGTGACGGCCAACGACAGCAACTTCCGCGCTCTAACTGAAGCATTCACGATGATCGCGGGGTTGGGTTTTGCAAACCTTAACAGTGGGACCCAGCAAGTGATCATTGCAAAGGCGAGAGATCTCACCGCCAACGCAACGGGTGGACTTACACAAGTCCAGTCCTACCTCGGCGTCGCGCAGCAACGCGTTACGAGCGCAAACGACCAGATCAGCACGCAGATCGACTTCTTGACGAAATCTATCGACAACTTAGAGCAAGTCGATCCGGCCGCTGTCACCACGCGGCTGTCGGACATTTCGACCGCGCTTCAAGCGGCGTACTCCATCACGAACAAGCTGAACAATCTCACCATCATGGACTACCTGTCGTGA
- a CDS encoding PilZ domain-containing protein, with protein sequence MLKALLKIAEPARPSFPRSRISNEPDEGNALFEALVCEFHWAALQIGAIASCMNASLAFDRTWMLRTCSNLVPVEAPVVKVALRAWQDIGISGELAASISKIYFDLSDAKKLAMPLIESAGAFSGPSIPVAKLEQISALWRKLAEDCKIAVGRLEPETRWRFNGVYTGNALVLGKFLQDALAGGFGCVNQFGEVAIPVLPQRRKTPRYVLLQPCKISDKAGVSIAFARDISKNGIGLDCERDLALKERVFVELRNGRKMRGIVAWSHNKKVSVQFDEPLSDDDPLIARS encoded by the coding sequence GTGTTGAAGGCACTTTTGAAAATCGCGGAACCGGCGAGACCTTCCTTCCCGCGCTCGCGTATTTCCAACGAGCCGGATGAAGGCAATGCACTCTTCGAGGCGCTCGTCTGCGAATTTCATTGGGCCGCGCTCCAAATCGGCGCGATTGCGAGCTGCATGAATGCAAGCTTGGCTTTCGACCGGACTTGGATGCTTCGAACATGCAGCAACCTCGTTCCCGTCGAAGCGCCGGTCGTCAAGGTCGCGCTACGAGCGTGGCAGGACATCGGAATTTCAGGCGAGCTGGCCGCATCGATCAGCAAGATCTATTTCGATTTGTCGGACGCCAAGAAGTTGGCGATGCCGTTGATCGAAAGCGCAGGGGCCTTCTCGGGGCCGAGCATACCCGTCGCGAAACTAGAGCAAATTTCTGCACTCTGGCGAAAACTCGCCGAAGATTGCAAGATCGCGGTTGGCCGTCTCGAACCGGAGACGCGCTGGCGCTTCAATGGCGTTTACACCGGGAATGCGCTTGTCCTCGGCAAGTTTCTACAAGACGCGCTTGCTGGCGGTTTTGGATGCGTCAATCAATTCGGTGAAGTCGCAATTCCGGTCCTGCCGCAACGCCGGAAGACGCCGAGATATGTTTTGCTGCAACCCTGCAAGATCAGCGATAAAGCGGGCGTCTCAATCGCTTTCGCACGCGATATTTCAAAAAACGGAATTGGTCTTGATTGCGAGCGTGATCTCGCATTGAAGGAACGGGTTTTCGTTGAGCTTCGCAATGGACGAAAGATGAGAGGTATCGTCGCCTGGTCTCACAACAAGAAGGTCAGCGTTCAGTTCGATGAGCCACTATCCGATGACGATCCGTTGATCGCGAGATCATAG
- the flaF gene encoding flagellar biosynthesis regulator FlaF, with protein sequence MYKFSYEETMSESSSRQRENERLAIEQSVALLKSAEKAGPQSREAIDAIFFLNRLWSFFLDDLAKPENGLPDEIRASLISIGIWMLKEADAISKGNSKNFAGLIDVSNVIAEGL encoded by the coding sequence ATGTACAAGTTCTCATACGAAGAGACGATGAGCGAATCGAGTAGCCGGCAACGCGAAAATGAGCGCCTGGCTATTGAACAGTCAGTCGCCCTTCTAAAGTCGGCTGAGAAAGCTGGGCCGCAGTCGCGTGAAGCGATTGATGCCATCTTCTTTCTCAATCGGCTTTGGAGTTTCTTCCTCGACGATCTCGCGAAGCCCGAGAATGGGTTGCCGGATGAAATCCGTGCGAGCCTCATTTCGATCGGCATTTGGATGCTCAAGGAAGCCGACGCGATCAGCAAAGGAAACTCGAAGAATTTTGCTGGCCTGATCGACGTTTCGAACGTCATCGCGGAAGGATTGTGA
- the flgK gene encoding flagellar hook-associated protein FlgK: MTLTQSVGNARSSLSTVSEQISVVSQNIARMSDSSATRKIANVITVAGGGVSVASISRTANKLLLDTYLSANSNNQTQTVINSALNQLEYTVGDTDTATSPAGLISKLNSALQNYSATPQNSAVGATVVSAAQSLVSSLNSATEAVTNMRNQADADIATSVSNVNNLLSQFEKLNQSVVSGTASGIDITDLLDQRDAVLKQLSNEVGIRTVTRAGGDMAIYTDSGVTLFDKTARQVTFSASGNLVPGSVGSPIYADGVPIAGTSHTMSISSGNLAGLVEVRDNIALTYQSQLDEIARGLIEATAETDQSASPTLPDATGLFTYGGGPAIPASGTLVAGLAGSIKVNPNVDPSQGGDPTLIRDGGIAGNAAYTYNTTGTASYTDRIQQLITNLGTSRSFDGSAQLTQSASVSDYAKSSVSWLEALRQSASAEAESRQTLADRASSALSSDTGVNLDEEMTNLLDLERTYQASSRLINTVDNMFATLLQAVS; this comes from the coding sequence ATGACGCTTACACAGAGTGTCGGCAACGCGCGTTCGAGTTTGTCGACTGTTTCCGAGCAAATCTCGGTTGTGTCGCAGAACATCGCGCGCATGAGCGATTCCAGCGCGACTCGCAAGATCGCAAACGTCATAACTGTGGCGGGGGGCGGCGTAAGCGTCGCCTCCATTTCCCGTACGGCAAACAAACTACTGCTCGACACGTATTTGAGCGCGAACTCAAATAATCAGACGCAAACAGTCATCAACTCGGCGCTCAATCAACTCGAGTACACGGTTGGAGACACGGATACCGCCACATCGCCGGCGGGGCTCATCTCCAAGCTGAACTCTGCGCTTCAGAATTATTCGGCAACCCCGCAGAATAGCGCAGTTGGAGCGACCGTCGTCTCGGCAGCGCAATCGTTGGTGTCGTCTCTCAATTCGGCCACCGAAGCGGTGACGAATATGCGCAATCAGGCCGACGCCGATATCGCAACGTCGGTCTCCAACGTCAACAACCTGCTTTCACAATTTGAGAAGCTGAACCAGAGCGTCGTGAGTGGAACGGCCAGCGGTATCGATATCACCGATCTTCTCGATCAGCGGGATGCAGTTCTGAAACAGCTGTCGAATGAGGTCGGCATAAGAACCGTTACGCGCGCGGGCGGCGATATGGCGATATACACCGACAGCGGTGTTACGCTTTTCGATAAGACAGCGCGGCAAGTAACATTCTCCGCTTCGGGAAATCTTGTACCGGGATCCGTCGGCTCTCCGATCTACGCCGACGGCGTTCCAATTGCTGGCACCTCGCATACGATGTCGATCAGCTCCGGCAATCTCGCTGGCTTGGTGGAAGTCAGAGATAACATCGCTCTTACCTATCAGAGCCAGCTCGACGAAATTGCCCGTGGTTTGATCGAAGCGACCGCCGAAACCGATCAGTCCGCGTCTCCGACGCTGCCGGACGCAACAGGTCTATTTACTTATGGCGGCGGCCCCGCGATTCCTGCATCCGGAACCCTCGTGGCCGGCCTGGCCGGCTCGATCAAGGTCAATCCGAATGTCGATCCCTCGCAAGGCGGGGATCCGACCCTCATCAGAGATGGCGGCATCGCGGGCAATGCGGCCTACACGTACAACACGACAGGCACCGCTTCCTATACTGATAGGATTCAGCAGCTCATAACAAATCTCGGAACATCGCGCTCATTCGACGGCTCAGCACAGCTTACGCAATCGGCCTCCGTTTCCGACTACGCGAAATCCTCGGTGTCTTGGCTCGAGGCTTTGAGGCAGTCCGCTAGTGCAGAAGCGGAGTCGCGCCAAACCCTGGCGGATCGCGCCAGCTCTGCGCTTTCGAGCGACACAGGTGTGAACCTGGATGAAGAGATGACGAACCTGCTCGATTTGGAAAGAACCTACCAGGCGTCTTCGCGGCTGATAAACACAGTCGACAATATGTTCGCAACACTCCTCCAGGCGGTCAGCTGA
- a CDS encoding EAL domain-containing protein, producing MAFNIDELVYTAPIAKKGRKRRAASPYFGTNSDAQAFASALDQLGIVSIADPNGRIVHANAEFLRISGYTAEEVAGKDHSILNSGHHPKEFWADAYEKLRKGETWRAPVKNKAKDGTHYWVDSIVVPLKSRNGRGKGFLSFQIDITTAVTLHMALQDRNALLQAVVDSFPGGLTVFDRDLRLLLCNRKQRQLLEYPDSLFEKSPPSLEDLYRFNANRGEYGPGDAEEQVRIRVERARKSEPHIFERQRPNGTYLEIRGTPLPGGGFVTAHLDVTERKRYQETIGRLAHQDVLTGLPNRALFQERIRQGLKHVQNGSSLALHCLDLDRFKSVNDTLGHPIGDSLLVAVAARLRAEIRETDTVARLGGDEFAIIQVAPKSIEEIQALAKRVISAFAEPFVLEENTVSIGTSIGIAVAPTDGVDAEQLMMNADMALYRTKSVGRGTYGFFEHSMHERLQTRHQIIMGLREAIANSKFELHYQPIVNVKTRKIVGCEALIRWSHPVRGLIPAHEFIPIAEECGLIGQIGDWVLKTACAEASLWPDDIWVAVNISPAQFRGQDLVEKVTNACRGLPLSRLILEITETLLMKDRDIASETLERLRKMGVRFAIDDFGTGFSSLSYLQSFPFDKIKIDRSFVSDVANLKRSATLRRSIIQLGYNLGMTSVGEGVETEQQLDRLRAEGCVEAQGFLFSRAVPAAKLRTLFSKPL from the coding sequence ATGGCTTTCAATATCGACGAACTCGTCTATACCGCTCCAATCGCCAAGAAGGGGCGGAAAAGGCGTGCGGCCAGCCCGTATTTCGGCACAAATTCTGATGCGCAAGCGTTCGCTTCCGCGCTCGATCAACTGGGCATCGTTTCGATTGCAGATCCCAATGGCCGGATCGTTCACGCAAATGCCGAGTTTTTGCGAATTAGCGGTTACACCGCCGAAGAGGTCGCGGGCAAAGACCACTCCATACTGAATTCCGGCCACCACCCAAAAGAATTCTGGGCAGATGCCTACGAAAAACTGCGTAAAGGCGAAACTTGGCGGGCACCCGTAAAAAACAAGGCGAAGGACGGTACGCACTATTGGGTCGACTCAATCGTGGTACCGCTCAAGAGCAGAAATGGGCGGGGCAAAGGCTTCCTGTCGTTTCAGATCGACATTACGACTGCCGTCACGCTTCACATGGCGTTGCAGGATCGCAATGCGCTGCTGCAAGCCGTAGTCGACAGCTTTCCGGGTGGCCTTACCGTTTTCGATCGCGACCTTCGCTTGCTTCTCTGCAATCGCAAACAGCGACAGCTACTCGAATATCCGGATTCGCTTTTCGAAAAGTCTCCCCCGTCTCTGGAGGACCTCTACCGTTTCAACGCCAATCGCGGAGAATATGGTCCGGGCGATGCGGAAGAGCAGGTGCGCATTCGCGTCGAACGCGCACGCAAAAGCGAGCCCCACATCTTTGAGCGTCAGCGGCCCAACGGAACATATCTCGAGATTCGTGGCACGCCATTGCCTGGCGGCGGCTTCGTGACAGCTCATCTCGACGTCACCGAGCGCAAGCGGTATCAGGAAACGATCGGGCGGCTTGCACACCAAGATGTTCTGACCGGCCTTCCCAATCGTGCGCTTTTCCAGGAGCGCATCCGACAGGGCCTGAAACACGTGCAGAACGGCTCCTCTTTGGCACTTCACTGCCTCGACCTCGATCGTTTCAAATCCGTCAACGACACGCTTGGGCATCCGATCGGCGATTCTCTTCTCGTCGCAGTCGCAGCAAGACTTCGCGCCGAGATCCGCGAAACGGATACGGTCGCGCGGCTCGGCGGCGATGAATTTGCAATTATTCAAGTAGCGCCAAAATCAATCGAAGAGATCCAGGCGCTTGCAAAGCGCGTCATCAGCGCGTTTGCCGAACCATTCGTCCTCGAGGAGAATACAGTCTCGATCGGAACGAGCATCGGGATTGCCGTTGCACCGACGGACGGCGTCGATGCCGAGCAGCTGATGATGAATGCCGACATGGCTCTTTACCGGACGAAATCGGTCGGCAGGGGCACGTATGGCTTTTTCGAACATTCGATGCACGAACGTCTACAGACGCGCCACCAAATCATCATGGGGCTGCGCGAGGCGATCGCCAACAGCAAGTTCGAACTCCATTATCAGCCGATCGTTAATGTCAAAACGCGCAAGATCGTCGGCTGCGAGGCATTGATCCGCTGGTCACATCCTGTACGTGGCCTCATTCCCGCTCACGAATTCATTCCGATCGCTGAGGAATGCGGTTTGATCGGTCAGATCGGCGATTGGGTGCTGAAGACAGCTTGCGCCGAGGCGAGCCTCTGGCCCGACGACATCTGGGTTGCCGTCAACATTTCGCCTGCACAGTTCCGGGGCCAGGATCTTGTCGAGAAGGTCACCAACGCATGCAGAGGACTGCCGCTCTCCAGGCTGATACTTGAAATTACAGAGACGCTTCTGATGAAGGATCGGGACATCGCCTCCGAAACGCTCGAGCGCTTGCGCAAGATGGGCGTTAGATTTGCCATCGACGATTTCGGAACGGGCTTCTCGTCGCTCAGCTACCTGCAAAGCTTTCCATTCGATAAAATCAAAATCGATCGCTCCTTCGTCTCCGACGTCGCCAACCTCAAGCGTTCGGCTACGTTGCGCCGATCCATCATCCAACTCGGGTACAATCTCGGCATGACCAGCGTCGGAGAGGGTGTCGAGACCGAACAACAGCTCGATCGATTACGTGCCGAAGGATGCGTCGAGGCGCAGGGCTTTTTGTTCTCTCGCGCCGTACCCGCCGCAAAGCTCCGCACTCTATTCTCCAAACCTCTTTGA
- the flgD gene encoding flagellar hook assembly protein FlgD, with the protein MTTVSSTSSTDTTSTATQTAAKSNTLNYNDFLKLMVAQLQNQDPLNPTDSTQYMSQIAQFSSVEQGINTNSKLDQLLVNSNISQASTMIGLTLKGTDGTTGIIQSVRIDSSGSTAILTNGKEVPISAGVTIGYPT; encoded by the coding sequence ATGACAACAGTTTCGTCGACCAGCAGCACAGACACCACGTCAACCGCAACCCAGACGGCAGCGAAGTCGAATACGCTCAATTACAACGATTTCCTGAAACTCATGGTCGCCCAGCTGCAGAATCAGGATCCGCTCAATCCGACGGATTCGACTCAGTACATGTCTCAGATCGCTCAGTTTTCGAGCGTTGAACAGGGCATCAACACGAACTCCAAGCTTGATCAGCTTCTTGTGAATTCGAACATCTCCCAGGCCAGCACCATGATCGGGCTGACGCTGAAGGGAACCGACGGCACAACGGGCATCATCCAATCGGTACGTATCGATTCTTCGGGGTCCACAGCCATTCTGACGAACGGCAAGGAAGTGCCGATCAGCGCGGGCGTAACGATCGGTTATCCTACATGA